Proteins encoded within one genomic window of Tabrizicola piscis:
- a CDS encoding carbohydrate ABC transporter permease — translation MPPYDNRAWWLLLPAMLLLGVVGVLPLLAVINYGFHDIFTLQDVHWVGVEWFAEILGSDRFWASLGRSLLFSALVLGILVPLGIMVALVLLTCGRWAVWGLMLVALPLVVPWNMIPMLWLGLINPDTGLLGPGLAAVGFDYKFTAWHTWALILTMDTWHWLGLVVVLAYAGLSSIPPAYRQAAAIDGASRLAVFRHIELPRIAGALAIVFLLRFVDSFMIYTEAFGINAGGPSDATRFLTVELGEEIKGFSYGQAAARAVLYFLIVLCVVWAFVLATRRREA, via the coding sequence ATGCCGCCATATGACAACCGCGCCTGGTGGCTGCTGCTGCCGGCGATGCTGCTTCTGGGGGTGGTCGGTGTGCTGCCGCTGCTGGCGGTGATCAACTACGGCTTTCACGACATCTTCACCTTGCAGGACGTGCATTGGGTCGGGGTTGAATGGTTTGCCGAGATTCTTGGCTCTGACCGTTTCTGGGCCTCGCTTGGCCGCAGCCTGCTGTTCTCGGCGCTGGTGCTGGGCATTCTGGTGCCACTTGGCATCATGGTGGCGCTGGTCCTTCTGACATGCGGGCGCTGGGCGGTCTGGGGGCTGATGCTGGTGGCCCTGCCGCTGGTGGTGCCGTGGAACATGATCCCGATGCTGTGGCTGGGCCTCATCAACCCGGACACGGGGCTGCTGGGGCCGGGGCTTGCGGCGGTGGGATTTGATTACAAGTTCACCGCCTGGCACACATGGGCGCTGATCCTGACGATGGACACCTGGCACTGGCTTGGGCTGGTCGTGGTGCTGGCCTACGCGGGCCTGTCGTCGATCCCACCCGCCTACCGTCAGGCCGCCGCCATTGACGGTGCCAGCCGCCTTGCCGTCTTTCGCCATATCGAACTGCCACGCATTGCGGGGGCCTTGGCCATCGTCTTCCTGCTCCGCTTCGTCGACAGTTTCATGATCTACACCGAGGCTTTCGGGATCAACGCCGGCGGGCCGAGTGACGCGACCCGCTTTCTGACGGTCGAGCTGGGCGAGGAGATCAAGGGTTTCTCCTACGGTCAGGCCGCTGCCCGCGCGGTCTTGTATTTCCTGATCGTCCTGTGCGTCGTCTGGGCCTTTGTCCTTGCCACAAGGCGGCGTGAGGCATGA
- a CDS encoding LysR family transcriptional regulator, which produces MKLNETHLIQLAAVVDAGSVSKGAEALGLAQPAVSRSLAQLEARVGKPLFIRGQRPLQATQLGIQLATHGRRILIESRRATEAVQSLLRGTRGLVRVCGVPFFMDAMISRMIAEFQNKHSDVMVEQSYGNLAEVSLGLRAAQLDLGIVPLGLSGEPKGLRFQPILAARNVVCCRPGHPLIRTKRLDLGELALYPWVAPLPGSPLLADLFAIRSSLGSIDLDIRYSGGSLLSLMNYLAETDALAVLPFSVAFAERKQSRITVLPVDIPQPQRNLGILRLEEGDQNPAAAAFADFVVEAFDAMKQLIQRHENAVVWRR; this is translated from the coding sequence ATGAAGCTGAACGAAACCCACCTCATCCAGCTTGCCGCTGTCGTCGATGCCGGCAGCGTCAGCAAAGGGGCCGAGGCGCTGGGTCTGGCGCAACCCGCCGTCTCGCGTTCGCTGGCCCAGCTTGAGGCGCGGGTGGGCAAGCCCCTGTTCATTCGCGGCCAGCGGCCCTTGCAGGCCACCCAGCTTGGCATCCAGCTTGCCACCCATGGCCGCCGCATCCTGATCGAAAGCCGCCGCGCGACCGAGGCGGTGCAAAGCCTGCTGCGCGGCACCCGGGGTCTGGTCCGTGTCTGCGGCGTGCCCTTCTTCATGGACGCCATGATCAGCCGCATGATTGCCGAGTTTCAGAACAAACACAGCGATGTCATGGTGGAACAAAGCTATGGCAACCTTGCCGAAGTCAGCCTTGGCCTGCGTGCGGCCCAGCTTGACCTTGGCATCGTGCCCTTGGGCCTTTCGGGCGAACCGAAGGGCCTGCGGTTCCAGCCGATCCTTGCCGCGCGCAACGTGGTCTGCTGCCGCCCTGGCCATCCGCTGATCCGCACCAAGCGCCTCGATCTGGGGGAACTGGCGCTTTACCCTTGGGTCGCGCCGCTGCCGGGGTCGCCGCTTCTGGCCGACCTGTTCGCCATCCGATCCTCGCTGGGGTCGATCGACCTGGATATCCGCTATTCCGGCGGCTCGCTTCTCAGCCTGATGAACTATCTGGCGGAAACCGATGCGCTTGCGGTCCTGCCCTTTTCGGTCGCCTTCGCGGAACGCAAGCAAAGCCGCATCACCGTCCTGCCGGTCGACATTCCCCAACCGCAGCGCAACCTTGGCATCCTGCGGCTGGAGGAGGGCGACCAGAACCCCGCCGCCGCCGCCTTCGCCGATTTCGTGGTCGAGGCGTTCGATGCGATGAAGCAGTTGATCCAGCGGCATGAGAACGCGGTGGTCTGGCGGCGCTAG
- a CDS encoding dioxygenase: protein MDSRPALVGENRIAAALRARLQQSGPDRLSLAVGLILEHAFAVLKDLKPSEAEFEQLLQFLTDVGYATDARRQEWVLLADVFGFSDHVAGCSAGRDPTATPSTLPGPFFRPDAPRLESGANLCRDGVGAPLAVRGRVTSTDGQPICGAEVDVWHANGKGRYENQDPDSQPEHNLRGRFVTDANGGFAFRTVRPGGYSLPDDGPVGRLAQRLGLSLDRPAHLHFAVTAQGHQRLVTAIFDGSDSAIDRDALSAVKPALIGTFKPEAFGHSLDVALVLLPDATPQPNDLQKG, encoded by the coding sequence ATGGACAGTCGGCCAGCCTTGGTTGGAGAGAACAGGATTGCCGCCGCGCTGCGCGCCCGGTTGCAGCAGTCCGGTCCTGACCGCCTGAGTCTGGCTGTGGGTCTCATCCTTGAACATGCCTTTGCCGTCCTGAAGGACCTCAAGCCAAGCGAAGCCGAGTTCGAGCAGCTTTTGCAGTTCCTCACCGATGTGGGCTATGCGACCGATGCGCGCCGGCAGGAATGGGTGTTGCTGGCGGATGTGTTCGGCTTTTCCGATCATGTCGCGGGCTGCAGCGCCGGGCGGGACCCGACCGCGACGCCGTCGACGCTGCCCGGACCCTTCTTTCGCCCCGATGCGCCGCGCCTGGAAAGCGGCGCAAACCTTTGTCGCGACGGGGTGGGCGCCCCGCTGGCCGTGCGCGGACGGGTCACGTCAACCGATGGACAGCCGATCTGTGGCGCCGAAGTTGACGTATGGCATGCCAACGGCAAGGGCCGGTACGAAAACCAGGACCCTGACAGCCAGCCCGAACATAACCTGCGTGGCCGGTTCGTGACCGACGCCAATGGCGGCTTTGCCTTCCGGACCGTGCGGCCCGGCGGGTATTCCTTGCCGGACGATGGCCCGGTGGGGCGGCTGGCGCAGCGGTTGGGCCTGTCGCTGGACCGCCCGGCGCATCTGCATTTCGCGGTGACCGCCCAGGGTCATCAACGCCTGGTCACCGCCATTTTCGACGGCAGCGACAGCGCCATCGACCGCGATGCCTTGTCGGCGGTCAAGCCCGCGCTGATCGGCACCTTCAAACCCGAGGCCTTTGGCCATTCCCTTGACGTGGCGCTGGTCCTTCTTCCCGACGCCACGCCCCAGCCCAATGATCTGCAGAAAGGATGA
- a CDS encoding VOC family protein, translated as MALVSGYHHLTMSTHGVQEDFDFYTKTLGLHSVKRTVLFDGTLPVYHLYYGSPNGDASTIITTFPFKKPGIYGRRGSNQTRTIMQAIPMGSAEFWLDRLNRMGVPATKGDRFGLTRVIFAHPCGIPHELVENPGDTRKPITNAAQGIGEAHGIRGIFGGTVAVMDATAMEEFLDIGMQFRREATDDNGSLWVVPENNGLHSVIELVVDKGPQGTWTLAGGTVHHLAFNTGTEDNQIALKARLEGMGYTDVSEQKDRNYFKSMYMRSPGGALFELAWTVPEGWAKDEPADAIGKSLVFPPWFEDRRAEMVAGLEPANF; from the coding sequence ATGGCTCTTGTGTCCGGCTATCACCATCTGACGATGAGCACGCATGGCGTGCAGGAAGATTTCGACTTCTACACCAAGACGCTGGGCCTGCATTCGGTCAAGCGCACGGTGCTGTTTGACGGCACCCTGCCGGTCTATCACCTGTATTACGGGTCGCCCAACGGGGATGCCTCGACGATCATCACCACGTTCCCGTTCAAGAAGCCCGGCATCTACGGGCGACGTGGCAGCAACCAGACCCGCACGATCATGCAGGCGATCCCGATGGGGTCGGCCGAGTTCTGGCTGGACCGGCTGAACCGCATGGGCGTGCCTGCAACGAAGGGTGACCGCTTCGGCCTGACCCGGGTGATCTTCGCCCATCCCTGCGGCATCCCGCACGAGCTGGTCGAAAACCCCGGCGATACCCGCAAGCCCATCACCAACGCCGCGCAAGGCATTGGCGAGGCACATGGCATCCGTGGCATCTTTGGCGGCACGGTCGCAGTGATGGACGCCACCGCGATGGAGGAGTTCCTTGACATCGGCATGCAGTTCCGGCGTGAGGCGACGGATGACAACGGCAGCCTCTGGGTCGTGCCGGAAAACAACGGCCTTCATTCTGTGATCGAGCTTGTGGTCGACAAGGGCCCGCAGGGCACTTGGACGCTTGCGGGGGGGACGGTCCATCACCTGGCGTTCAACACCGGGACCGAGGACAACCAGATCGCGCTCAAGGCCCGGCTGGAGGGCATGGGCTATACCGATGTCAGCGAACAGAAGGACCGCAACTACTTCAAGTCAATGTACATGCGGTCGCCGGGCGGCGCGCTGTTTGAGTTGGCCTGGACCGTACCGGAAGGCTGGGCCAAGGATGAACCGGCCGACGCCATTGGCAAGTCGTTGGTGTTCCCACCATGGTTCGAAGACCGCCGCGCCGAGATGGTCGCCGGGCTGGAGCCTGCGAACTTCTGA
- a CDS encoding alpha/beta hydrolase — protein MPGIVDIQRLGATADRARVLCILVHGRNQSPEAMEAAVLRHLTTPDVAFALPRAGDKCWYHALAITPLTAETRAELGASLADLAALVQALRAEAPGVPLVLAGFSQGACLSLEYAFTGVDLPDAMVALTGCRVGVVGDDRPARLPHGLPVYLTAGREDPWIPLPAFAEVALELGLGGAALRMDVFPNRPHEVSAPEIAMLDGILADLAAGHPPSFGGTR, from the coding sequence ATGCCGGGCATCGTCGACATCCAGCGCCTTGGCGCAACGGCGGACCGGGCAAGGGTGCTGTGCATCCTTGTCCACGGTCGCAACCAGTCGCCCGAGGCGATGGAGGCTGCCGTGCTGCGCCACCTGACCACGCCGGATGTGGCTTTTGCCCTGCCTCGGGCGGGCGACAAATGCTGGTATCATGCGCTGGCGATCACTCCGCTGACTGCCGAGACGAGGGCCGAACTTGGCGCTTCGCTGGCTGACCTTGCTGCGCTGGTGCAGGCCCTGCGGGCCGAGGCCCCAGGTGTGCCCCTGGTCCTGGCAGGCTTTAGCCAGGGCGCTTGCCTGTCATTGGAATATGCCTTCACCGGCGTTGATCTTCCCGATGCCATGGTCGCATTGACCGGCTGCCGGGTTGGGGTGGTGGGCGACGACCGCCCTGCCCGGCTGCCCCATGGCCTGCCGGTCTATCTGACAGCGGGGCGCGAGGATCCGTGGATCCCCCTGCCCGCCTTTGCCGAAGTTGCGCTTGAACTGGGCCTTGGTGGCGCGGCCCTGCGGATGGACGTGTTCCCTAACCGCCCACACGAAGTCTCTGCCCCAGAGATCGCCATGCTGGACGGCATTTTGGCCGACCTTGCAGCAGGTCATCCCCCCAGCTTCGGAGGCACTAGATGA
- a CDS encoding maleylacetate reductase gives MTRPFTFPGLATRVVFGHGTLAQVPEEVARFGHSRALVLSTPQQEPQAQALADALGARSAGVFAGATMHTPVEVTEQAVAAYASAGADCVVSLGGGSTTGLGKAIATRTGADQVVVPTTYAGSEMTDILGETAGGEKTTRRDASIRPEVVVYDVDLTLTLPVGLTVTSALNAIAHAMEGFYAPDRHPITEALSRDAMTAFARALPVLVGNPQDPTARADALYAAWGCSTTLGHVTMALHHKLAHVLGGSFGLPHAETHAVLLPHTTAYNEAAVEGLLNPIRDAFGHPTAAAGLWHLAKSCGAPTRLADLGLTVADLDRAAEIAARNPYANPRPITRDGIRHLLQHAFDGDCP, from the coding sequence ATGACCCGCCCGTTCACCTTCCCCGGCCTAGCCACCCGCGTGGTCTTTGGCCATGGCACGCTGGCGCAGGTGCCCGAAGAGGTAGCTCGCTTTGGCCACAGCCGCGCGCTGGTCCTCTCCACACCCCAGCAAGAGCCGCAGGCGCAGGCCCTGGCCGATGCGTTGGGGGCGCGGTCGGCTGGGGTCTTTGCCGGGGCCACGATGCACACTCCGGTCGAGGTGACAGAACAGGCGGTGGCCGCTTATGCCTCGGCGGGCGCGGATTGCGTGGTCAGCTTGGGCGGCGGGTCGACCACCGGCCTAGGCAAGGCCATCGCCACCCGCACAGGGGCGGATCAGGTGGTCGTGCCCACCACCTATGCCGGGTCCGAGATGACGGATATTCTGGGCGAAACCGCAGGGGGTGAGAAGACCACCCGCCGCGATGCCAGCATCCGGCCCGAGGTGGTGGTCTATGATGTGGACCTTACCCTGACCCTGCCGGTGGGCCTGACTGTCACCTCAGCCCTGAACGCCATCGCCCATGCGATGGAGGGGTTCTATGCCCCAGACCGCCACCCGATCACCGAGGCGCTCAGCCGCGATGCGATGACGGCCTTTGCCCGGGCGCTTCCCGTGCTGGTGGGGAACCCGCAGGACCCGACCGCCCGGGCCGATGCGCTTTATGCCGCCTGGGGCTGTTCCACGACCCTTGGCCATGTGACCATGGCGCTGCACCACAAGCTGGCGCATGTCCTTGGCGGCAGCTTCGGCCTGCCCCATGCCGAGACGCATGCCGTGCTTCTGCCCCACACCACCGCCTACAATGAAGCGGCGGTTGAGGGCCTGTTGAACCCGATCCGCGATGCCTTTGGCCATCCGACAGCCGCGGCTGGCCTTTGGCACCTCGCCAAGTCCTGCGGCGCTCCAACGCGGCTGGCCGACCTTGGCCTGACCGTCGCCGACCTTGACCGCGCGGCAGAGATTGCCGCGCGCAACCCCTATGCCAACCCGCGGCCCATCACCCGCGACGGCATCCGCCACCTGCTGCAACACGCCTTTGACGGGGATTGTCCCTAA
- a CDS encoding ABC transporter substrate-binding protein: protein MITRRKLLRSGAATGLAMATPGLFAPAIAQGAKIRIGYVSPQSGPLAGFAESDSYNIESFLATEVGQNFEVIVKDSQSDPNRAAAVAKELIVDDEINLMIVASTPETTNPVATTCEAEGMPVISTKAPWQPWFIGQQGNPGDPASWKPFDFAFHYFWGLEDVIAVFLNMWNQIETNKQVGGLFPNDGDGNAWGDPNVGVGPGFAAQGYTLNDPGRYQNLNDDFSAQINAFKAANCDIVTGVVIPPDFTTFRNQALQQGFNPKIITVAKAILFPQSVEALGEAGHNLSSEVWWSPSHPFKSSLTGQSAAELAADYTAKAGRPWTQPIGFVHSLLEVASNVMGRVSDVTDAEGVAAAIAATDMDTMVGKVAWNGAGVPPFAATNVCKTPLVGGQWRRKEDGTFDLVIVDNQTAPDIPTGGTMEALA, encoded by the coding sequence ATGATTACCAGACGCAAACTGCTCCGCTCCGGTGCGGCGACGGGCCTTGCCATGGCCACCCCCGGCCTGTTCGCCCCCGCTATCGCGCAAGGGGCCAAGATCCGCATCGGCTATGTCAGCCCCCAGTCCGGGCCGCTGGCGGGTTTTGCCGAAAGCGACAGCTACAACATCGAAAGTTTCCTTGCGACCGAGGTCGGCCAGAACTTTGAGGTCATCGTCAAGGACAGCCAGTCCGACCCGAACCGCGCCGCCGCCGTGGCCAAGGAACTGATCGTCGATGACGAGATCAACCTGATGATCGTCGCCTCGACCCCCGAAACCACCAACCCGGTAGCCACGACCTGTGAGGCCGAAGGGATGCCTGTCATCTCGACCAAGGCACCGTGGCAGCCGTGGTTTATCGGCCAGCAGGGCAACCCCGGCGACCCGGCAAGCTGGAAGCCTTTCGATTTCGCCTTCCACTACTTCTGGGGGCTGGAGGATGTGATTGCCGTCTTCCTGAACATGTGGAACCAGATTGAGACCAACAAGCAGGTCGGCGGGCTGTTCCCCAATGACGGCGACGGCAATGCCTGGGGTGACCCGAACGTCGGCGTCGGCCCCGGCTTTGCGGCGCAGGGCTATACCCTCAACGATCCGGGGCGCTATCAGAACCTGAATGACGATTTCAGCGCCCAGATCAACGCCTTCAAGGCCGCGAACTGTGACATCGTCACCGGCGTCGTGATCCCGCCCGACTTCACCACCTTCCGCAACCAAGCGCTGCAGCAGGGCTTCAACCCCAAGATCATCACCGTGGCCAAGGCCATCCTCTTCCCGCAGTCGGTCGAGGCGTTGGGTGAGGCGGGGCACAACCTGTCCTCCGAAGTGTGGTGGAGCCCGTCGCACCCGTTCAAATCCTCGCTGACCGGGCAGTCGGCAGCGGAGCTTGCGGCGGATTACACCGCCAAGGCGGGGCGGCCCTGGACCCAGCCGATCGGCTTTGTCCATTCGCTGCTTGAGGTGGCGTCGAACGTCATGGGCCGGGTGTCGGACGTGACCGATGCCGAAGGCGTGGCTGCGGCGATTGCCGCCACCGACATGGACACGATGGTCGGCAAGGTCGCCTGGAACGGCGCGGGCGTGCCGCCTTTTGCCGCAACCAACGTCTGCAAGACCCCGCTGGTCGGGGGCCAGTGGCGGCGCAAGGAGGACGGGACCTTCGACCTTGTCATCGTCGACAACCAGACCGCGCCGGACATCCCGACCGGAGGCACGATGGAGGCGCTGGCCTGA
- a CDS encoding ABC transporter ATP-binding protein, which produces MTVLELTNVSKSFGALKVTDDVSFAVPKGQALGIIGPNGAGKSTLFNLITGNYLADAGTVTFLGQDVTRVPAMTRVRMGVGRSFQIPQPFEGLTVFENLLTAAAFGQGKREAEVEAGCAAILRDTELLRRANDLAGSLSLLDRKRLEMARAMATGPELLLLDEIAGGLTEGECQALVATIKALHTKGTTIIWIEHVLHALTSVVERLLVLDFGKVIGIGAPAEIMASRQVQEIYLGLEV; this is translated from the coding sequence GTGACTGTCCTCGAACTCACCAATGTCTCGAAAAGCTTCGGCGCCCTCAAGGTGACCGATGACGTCAGCTTTGCCGTGCCAAAGGGGCAGGCGTTGGGGATCATCGGGCCGAACGGGGCCGGGAAATCCACGCTCTTCAACCTGATCACCGGCAATTATCTGGCGGATGCGGGAACGGTCACCTTTCTTGGGCAGGATGTGACCCGGGTGCCCGCCATGACGCGGGTGCGCATGGGGGTGGGGCGCAGTTTCCAGATCCCGCAGCCTTTCGAGGGGCTGACGGTGTTCGAAAACCTGCTGACCGCCGCCGCCTTCGGTCAGGGCAAGCGCGAGGCCGAGGTTGAGGCGGGTTGTGCCGCGATCCTGCGGGACACCGAGCTTCTTCGCCGCGCCAACGATCTGGCGGGGTCGCTGTCGCTTCTGGACCGCAAGCGGCTTGAAATGGCGCGGGCAATGGCGACGGGGCCGGAACTTCTCCTCCTCGACGAGATCGCCGGGGGGCTGACCGAGGGCGAATGTCAGGCGCTGGTCGCCACGATCAAGGCGCTGCATACCAAGGGCACCACGATCATCTGGATCGAGCATGTGCTGCATGCGCTGACGTCCGTGGTGGAGCGTCTGCTTGTGCTGGATTTCGGCAAGGTGATCGGCATCGGCGCACCGGCCGAGATCATGGCCTCGCGTCAGGTGCAGGAAATCTATCTGGGGCTGGAGGTTTAG
- a CDS encoding ABC transporter ATP-binding protein, with protein MLETHGLTASYGQFKALFGIDITVAPGECVAIIGANGAGKTTLLRSISGVLRNAPDMVLHKGTPIGALAADAVLQRGIAMVPEGRKLFPSLSVEENLLIGGQVRRGDGRWTLETVYALFPILKERRLSPATALSGGQQQMVAIGRALMSNPELLLCDEISLGLAPVVIRDIYAALPRIRETGAAMVIVEQDITRALAVADRVYCLMEGRVTLTGATTSITREAVHAAYFGDAA; from the coding sequence ATGCTGGAGACCCATGGCCTGACCGCGTCCTACGGCCAGTTCAAGGCCCTGTTCGGGATCGACATCACAGTCGCCCCCGGGGAATGCGTGGCGATCATCGGGGCGAACGGGGCGGGCAAGACCACACTGCTGAGGTCGATCAGCGGCGTGCTGCGCAACGCGCCGGACATGGTGCTGCACAAGGGCACGCCCATCGGCGCGCTGGCGGCAGACGCCGTCCTGCAACGCGGGATCGCCATGGTGCCAGAGGGGCGGAAGCTGTTCCCCTCACTCTCGGTAGAGGAAAACCTGCTGATCGGCGGGCAGGTGCGGCGGGGCGACGGGCGCTGGACGCTGGAAACCGTCTACGCCCTGTTCCCGATCCTGAAGGAACGCCGCCTGTCGCCCGCCACGGCCCTGTCCGGCGGGCAGCAACAGATGGTCGCCATCGGCCGCGCGCTGATGTCGAACCCCGAGCTTCTGCTGTGCGACGAGATCAGCCTTGGCCTTGCCCCTGTAGTCATCCGCGACATCTACGCCGCCCTGCCCCGCATCCGCGAAACCGGGGCGGCTATGGTGATCGTCGAACAAGACATCACCCGCGCTTTGGCCGTGGCCGACCGCGTCTACTGCCTGATGGAGGGTCGCGTCACCCTGACCGGCGCCACCACCAGCATCACGCGCGAGGCCGTCCACGCCGCCTATTTCGGAGACGCTGCATGA
- a CDS encoding branched-chain amino acid ABC transporter permease, which produces MIWLDTIVQGLLLGGLYALFAAGLSLVFGIMRLVNLAHGDLIVLAAFIVLVVVEATGLNPFLSALIAAPALFAFGWALQWFVLNRVLGKDILPPLLVTFGLSIALQNGMLEVFSADSQRIRAGALESASVDLGVVTVGIMPLLTFASAVLVIFGLNQIFYRTALGRAFRATSDDPVTASLMGINPRSVFAMATGLAMVIVTIAALYLGMRSNFDPSIGPARLIFAFEAVIIGGLGSLWGTLLGGAIIGIAQTVGAQINPEWQILAGHLAFLVVLLVRPRGLFPRAVD; this is translated from the coding sequence ATGATCTGGCTTGATACCATCGTGCAGGGGCTGCTGCTGGGTGGGCTTTACGCCCTCTTTGCCGCAGGCCTCAGCCTTGTGTTCGGGATCATGCGGCTGGTGAACCTTGCGCATGGCGATCTGATCGTGCTGGCGGCCTTCATCGTGCTGGTGGTGGTCGAGGCGACGGGGCTGAACCCGTTCCTGTCGGCCCTGATCGCGGCCCCGGCCTTGTTCGCCTTTGGCTGGGCGCTGCAATGGTTCGTGCTGAACCGGGTGCTGGGCAAGGACATCCTTCCACCGCTCCTTGTCACTTTCGGTCTGTCCATCGCCTTACAGAACGGGATGCTGGAGGTGTTCTCGGCCGACAGCCAGCGCATCCGCGCAGGCGCGCTGGAAAGCGCCTCGGTCGATCTGGGGGTGGTCACGGTGGGGATCATGCCGCTGTTGACCTTCGCCTCGGCCGTTCTGGTGATCTTCGGGCTAAACCAGATCTTCTACCGCACCGCGCTTGGCCGGGCGTTCAGGGCCACGTCGGACGACCCGGTGACCGCCAGCCTGATGGGCATCAACCCCCGGTCAGTCTTTGCGATGGCCACCGGGCTGGCCATGGTCATCGTCACCATCGCCGCCCTTTACCTTGGGATGCGGTCGAACTTTGATCCCTCCATCGGCCCGGCCCGCCTGATCTTTGCCTTCGAGGCCGTGATCATTGGCGGACTTGGGTCGCTTTGGGGCACGCTTCTGGGCGGGGCGATCATCGGGATCGCGCAGACGGTTGGCGCGCAGATCAACCCGGAATGGCAGATATTGGCAGGGCATCTGGCGTTTCTCGTCGTGCTTCTGGTGCGGCCAAGGGGCCTGTTCCCCCGGGCGGTGGACTGA
- a CDS encoding branched-chain amino acid ABC transporter permease — protein sequence MQITVTTRTRASTVAGFVALGLIGLGLVLPAFASRSLIQDLFFILTMLTLAQLWNLIAGYGGMVSVGQQAFVGIGAYAMFAGVILWGWDPVPAILLGGAAAFLLAIPMAFFAFRLQGAYFAIGTWVIAEVTRLVIAQWKTLGGGTGTSLPREATSDIIGVATIAEVFGLRDAAARDVLAYWLALALAVGTMAAIYALLRSRNGLALTALRDNDNAARSVGVDAGRLKWLVFLTAAAMTGLVGALIYMQTARISPDAAFSVTSWTAYVIFIVVIGGIGRLEGPIVGVLVFWGLQTAFADYGSWYLLALGLLAIVTMLFAPRGLWGLIADRTGLALFPIQRRLTLTSEGASNA from the coding sequence ATGCAGATCACCGTCACCACCCGCACCCGCGCCAGCACTGTTGCCGGATTTGTGGCGCTGGGATTGATCGGGCTAGGGCTGGTCTTGCCCGCCTTCGCCTCGCGCAGTCTGATCCAGGACCTGTTCTTCATCCTGACGATGCTGACCCTTGCGCAGCTTTGGAACCTGATCGCGGGCTATGGCGGGATGGTCAGCGTCGGCCAGCAGGCCTTTGTCGGTATCGGCGCCTATGCGATGTTCGCGGGCGTCATCCTCTGGGGCTGGGACCCGGTTCCGGCGATCCTGCTGGGCGGGGCCGCGGCCTTCCTTCTTGCCATCCCCATGGCCTTCTTCGCCTTCCGCCTGCAGGGCGCCTATTTCGCCATCGGCACTTGGGTGATTGCCGAGGTGACCCGTCTGGTCATCGCCCAATGGAAGACCCTTGGCGGCGGCACCGGCACCAGCCTGCCGCGTGAGGCGACATCAGACATCATCGGTGTCGCCACGATTGCCGAGGTCTTTGGCCTGCGCGATGCTGCCGCCCGCGATGTGCTGGCCTACTGGCTGGCGCTGGCGCTGGCGGTGGGAACGATGGCCGCGATCTATGCGCTTTTGCGGTCGCGCAACGGCCTTGCGCTTACGGCGCTGCGCGACAATGACAATGCCGCCCGGTCAGTGGGGGTGGATGCCGGGCGGCTGAAATGGCTGGTGTTTCTTACCGCCGCCGCGATGACCGGCCTTGTCGGTGCGCTGATCTACATGCAGACCGCCCGCATTTCGCCCGACGCCGCTTTCAGCGTCACCAGCTGGACCGCCTATGTCATCTTCATCGTGGTCATCGGCGGCATCGGCCGGCTGGAAGGGCCGATTGTCGGCGTCCTTGTCTTCTGGGGGCTGCAGACCGCCTTTGCCGATTACGGCAGCTGGTATCTTCTGGCCCTTGGTCTTCTGGCCATTGTCACGATGCTTTTCGCCCCGCGCGGGCTTTGGGGCCTGATCGCCGATCGTACCGGCCTTGCCCTGTTTCCGATCCAGCGCCGGCTGACCCTGACCTCTGAAGGAGCCTCCAATGCCTGA